One stretch of Rhinatrema bivittatum chromosome 8, aRhiBiv1.1, whole genome shotgun sequence DNA includes these proteins:
- the LOC115096405 gene encoding cell wall protein DAN4-like, protein TTTTAGTTTPQPTSSSSATTTPASTTTQLSTSPSTVPTTVTSRAISTATTAQSSTATTAGTTSQKLTSSAPTTSTGTESTTTQLTSTSPTTSPTTTPTVTTTASSTASSTESSTTTTAGTTTPQPTSSSSATTTPASTTTPLSSSPSTVPTTVTSTAISTATTGQSSTAPTAGTTSQKITSSAPTTSTATESTTTQLTSTSPTTSPSNTPTATTTASSTVSSTESSPTTAGTTTPQPTSSSSATTTPASTTTQLSSSPSTVPTTVTSTTISTATTAQSSTATTAGTTSQKITSSAPTTSTATESTTTQLTSTSPLNLSNYYTNSHHHSKQYSKLYREF, encoded by the coding sequence accactacaactgcagggacaaccacacctcagccaaccagcagttcatcagcaaccacaacccctgcaagcacaactacacaattaagtacatcaccctctactgttccaactacagtcacaagcaGAGCAATCAGTACAGCGACAACtgctcagagttccacagctacaactgcaggaacaacctcccaaaagtTAACAAGCAGtgcaccaacaacctcaacaggaactgaaagcacaactacgcagctgacaagtacatcgcccacaacctctccaactactACACCAACAGTTACCACCacagcaagcagtacagcaagctctacagagagttctaccactacaactgcagggacaaccacacctcagccaaccagcagttcatcagcaaccacaacccctgcGAGCACAACTACACCATTAAGTTCATCACCCTCCactgttccaactacagtcacaagcacagcaatcagtaCAGCGACAACTGGTCAGAGTTCCACAGCTccaactgcaggaacaacctcccaaaagataacaagcagtgcaccaacaacctcaacagcaactgaaagcacaactacgCAGTTGACAAGTACATCACCCACAACCTCTCCATCTAATACACcaacagccaccaccacagcaagcagtaccgtaagctctacagagagttctcccacaactgcAGGGACAACGACACCTCAGCCAACCAGCAGTTCCTCAGCAACCACAACTCCTGCAagcacaactacacaattaagtTCATCACCCTCCactgttccaactacagtcacaagcacaacaatcagtacagcaacaactgctcagagttccacagctacaactgcaggtacaacctcccaaaagataacaagcagtgcaccaacaacctcaacagcaactgaaagcacaactacgCAGTTGACAAGCACATCGCCCCTCAACCTCTCCAACTACTACACcaacagccaccaccacagcaagcagtacagcaagctctacagagagttctag